In one Helicobacter sp. 12S02232-10 genomic region, the following are encoded:
- a CDS encoding NAD(P)H-hydrate dehydratase: MQNIYNSLEVLDKRAIEKYCLTEDILMENAAVSIHQLISKITHHRSVIIIVCGGGNNGGDGYALARRLMGDYVVRLFIVKEPKTKMCQLQYQRAMEAQVEVIKKIFPCDIIVDCLFGSGFAGELLPDFKKIILSMNKAARIKIACDIPSGIDKDGNISDVAFEANWTVSMGALKSSLFSDEAKDYIGEIVVGDLGISRNLYEISSNIRLLEKKDMRLPCRNKANVHKGNFGHLCVYVGEKTGAGLLSALAGMAFGVGLVSVIGKGFQPPVELMCVDKIPQNANAFAIGMGMGDVPEILGEMLEKSSCVLDADLLHQENLKDILETYENLVLTPHPKEFVSLLKITGFGSIELDVFLKNRMEILREFGVKYPKIVTLLKGANTLIVQNDRIYINTFGTPNLSKGGSGDVLAGLIGALLAQGYELLDAAISASLAHSFAARIEKSSYGLTPLKLIENIKNII, encoded by the coding sequence ATGCAAAATATTTACAATAGTTTGGAAGTTTTGGATAAGCGAGCTATTGAAAAATATTGTCTGACTGAAGATATTTTAATGGAAAATGCTGCAGTTTCAATCCATCAGTTGATCTCAAAAATTACCCATCATCGAAGTGTTATTATCATTGTTTGTGGAGGAGGAAATAATGGGGGCGATGGATATGCTCTAGCTAGGAGATTGATGGGGGATTATGTCGTCAGATTGTTCATTGTTAAAGAACCTAAGACCAAAATGTGCCAATTGCAATACCAAAGAGCTATGGAAGCTCAAGTTGAAGTCATCAAAAAGATATTTCCCTGCGATATTATCGTGGATTGTTTATTTGGAAGTGGTTTTGCTGGAGAGCTTTTGCCTGATTTTAAAAAAATTATCTTAAGTATGAATAAAGCAGCTAGGATAAAGATTGCTTGCGATATCCCCAGTGGTATTGATAAAGATGGGAATATATCTGATGTTGCTTTTGAGGCGAATTGGACTGTAAGTATGGGAGCGCTTAAAAGTTCTTTGTTTAGCGATGAAGCTAAAGATTATATCGGAGAGATTGTCGTTGGAGATTTGGGTATTAGTAGAAATCTTTATGAAATCAGTTCAAACATTCGTCTTCTTGAAAAAAAAGATATGCGCCTACCTTGTCGGAATAAAGCAAATGTTCATAAAGGGAACTTTGGTCATCTGTGTGTTTATGTCGGAGAAAAAACCGGAGCAGGGCTTTTGAGTGCTTTAGCAGGAATGGCTTTTGGGGTAGGGCTTGTAAGTGTTATTGGCAAGGGCTTTCAACCTCCTGTTGAATTAATGTGTGTTGATAAGATTCCTCAGAATGCAAACGCATTTGCCATTGGTATGGGGATGGGAGATGTGCCTGAAATTTTAGGCGAGATGCTTGAAAAATCTTCTTGCGTCTTGGATGCTGATTTATTGCATCAAGAAAATTTAAAAGACATATTGGAAACTTATGAAAATCTCGTTCTAACTCCCCACCCTAAAGAGTTTGTCTCTCTTTTGAAAATTACAGGTTTTGGATCGATAGAATTGGATGTCTTTTTGAAAAATAGGATGGAAATTTTACGTGAATTTGGTGTCAAATACCCTAAGATTGTTACTTTGTTAAAAGGGGCCAATACGTTGATTGTTCAAAATGATAGGATTTATATCAACACATTTGGAACTCCAAATTTATCCAAAGGGGGGAGTGGAGATGTGCTTGCAGGACTTATAGGAGCTCTATTGGCACAGGGCTATGAATTATTAGATGCAGCCATCAGCGCTTCTTTAGCCCATTCTTTTGCAGCTAGAATAGAAAAATCAAGTTATGGATTAACTCCTTTAAAATTAATAGAAAATATTAAAAATATAATTTAA
- a CDS encoding methionine-R-sulfoxide reductase: protein MASLTPQEYAVIVEKGTEAPFSGEYNDFYQEGIYVCKQCGAELYTSEAKFKSGCGWPSFDDEIQGAIKRQVDADGRRTEIVCANCGGHLGHVFIGEGYTDTNTRHCVNSVSIKFIPKNF from the coding sequence ATGGCATCATTAACCCCACAAGAATATGCAGTGATTGTAGAGAAAGGCACAGAAGCTCCATTCAGCGGAGAATATAATGATTTTTATCAAGAAGGCATTTATGTGTGCAAACAATGTGGGGCAGAGCTTTATACTTCTGAAGCTAAGTTTAAATCTGGCTGTGGTTGGCCTAGTTTTGATGATGAGATTCAAGGAGCAATTAAGCGTCAAGTTGATGCTGATGGAAGGCGTACTGAGATAGTATGCGCAAATTGTGGCGGTCATTTGGGACATGTATTTATTGGTGAAGGTTATACAGACACAAATACTAGACATTGTGTAAATTCCGTGTCTATCAAGTTTATTCCAAAGAATTTTTAG
- the rplQ gene encoding 50S ribosomal protein L17 → MRHNHGYRKLGRTSSHRKALLKNLAIALIEHNKIETGIFKAKELQSYVEKLVSIARVDNFNSHRFVFAYLQSKSATKKLIAEIAPKYVDRKGGYTRIQRTRLRRGDASSMAIIEFV, encoded by the coding sequence ATGAGACATAATCACGGATATAGAAAGCTTGGTAGAACTTCTTCCCATAGAAAGGCTTTATTAAAAAATTTAGCAATCGCTTTGATTGAGCATAATAAAATAGAAACAGGCATTTTTAAAGCCAAGGAATTACAGTCTTATGTTGAGAAGCTTGTAAGTATAGCAAGAGTAGATAATTTCAATTCTCATCGTTTTGTATTTGCCTATTTGCAAAGTAAGTCTGCCACAAAAAAATTGATTGCTGAAATAGCCCCTAAGTATGTTGATAGAAAAGGTGGTTATACTAGAATCCAACGAACTCGTCTTAGAAGGGGTGACGCTTCTTCTATGGCTATTATAGAGTTTGTTTAA
- a CDS encoding DNA-directed RNA polymerase subunit alpha, with product MKTIKTAPYIPTDINIEEISKNRIKISAYPFESGYAITLAHPIRRLLLSSSVGYAPIGLKIEGVAHEFDSVRGISEDVSPFIVNLKNIRFVNKSLEDNDRQVVVEYSFKGPMGLTGADLVNDVLDVVNKDAYLATINEDAVLNFSIIVQKGIGYVPSEDVRGIVPEDYIPLDAYFTPVKKAVYEIENVLVEDNPSYEKIIFDIETDGQIEPYKAFQEAIAVMHLQMSIFGADVTAVPAVSKNSSDETVELKDLMVKIDMLNLSARCFNCLDRTGIRYVGELVLMSENDLKNIKNMGKKSYDEIAEKLQELGYPVGSELPDELVLSLNKKIIKMKN from the coding sequence ATGAAAACTATTAAAACGGCTCCCTATATTCCTACGGATATCAATATAGAAGAGATCAGTAAAAACAGAATTAAAATATCAGCCTATCCTTTTGAGTCTGGATACGCCATTACTTTAGCTCATCCGATCAGGAGATTGCTACTTTCAAGCTCAGTTGGCTATGCTCCTATTGGTCTAAAGATTGAAGGCGTTGCACACGAATTTGATTCTGTTAGAGGCATATCAGAAGATGTTTCTCCTTTTATTGTTAATTTAAAAAATATTCGGTTTGTTAATAAATCTTTAGAAGACAATGATCGTCAGGTTGTAGTCGAGTATTCTTTCAAGGGTCCTATGGGGCTTACCGGAGCAGATTTGGTCAATGATGTTTTAGATGTTGTAAATAAAGATGCATATTTGGCTACCATCAATGAGGATGCTGTTCTCAATTTTTCTATTATCGTTCAAAAAGGCATTGGTTATGTCCCAAGTGAAGATGTCAGAGGCATTGTCCCTGAAGATTATATTCCTCTTGATGCGTATTTTACTCCTGTCAAAAAAGCAGTATATGAAATAGAAAATGTTTTGGTAGAAGATAATCCCAGTTATGAAAAAATAATTTTTGATATAGAGACAGATGGTCAAATTGAACCCTATAAAGCCTTTCAAGAGGCTATTGCAGTTATGCATTTGCAAATGAGTATTTTTGGTGCAGATGTGACTGCTGTCCCTGCTGTTTCTAAAAACTCTTCAGATGAAACCGTGGAATTGAAAGATTTGATGGTAAAAATCGATATGCTTAATTTAAGCGCACGATGCTTTAATTGTCTCGATAGAACAGGGATCAGATATGTCGGAGAATTGGTTTTAATGAGTGAAAACGATTTAAAAAATATTAAAAATATGGGTAAAAAATCTTATGATGAGATTGCAGAAAAACTTCAGGAATTGGGTTATCCTGTAGGTTCTGAGCTACCTGATGAATTAGTATTGTCTTTGAATAAAAAAATTATAAAGATGAAAAATTAA
- the rpsD gene encoding 30S ribosomal protein S4 has protein sequence MARYRGPVEKLERRFGVSLALKGERRLAGKSALDKRPYGPGQHGQKRGKISEYGLQLREKQKAKVMYGISEKQFRAIFVEANRLDGNTGENLIRLIERRLDNVVYRMGFATTRRFARQLVSHGHILVDGKRVNIPSYFVRIGQKIEITEKAKNNNQIIRAIELTSQTGIVPWVDVEKDKKYGIFTRYPEREEVVIPIEERLIVELYSK, from the coding sequence ATGGCAAGATATAGAGGACCCGTTGAAAAGTTAGAAAGACGATTTGGAGTATCGCTGGCTTTAAAAGGCGAAAGAAGATTGGCAGGCAAGAGTGCTTTGGATAAAAGACCTTATGGTCCGGGACAACACGGGCAAAAAAGAGGTAAGATTTCTGAATATGGCTTGCAACTTCGAGAGAAACAAAAAGCTAAAGTAATGTATGGTATTTCTGAAAAACAATTCAGGGCTATTTTTGTTGAGGCAAATAGACTTGATGGCAATACTGGGGAAAATCTTATTCGTTTGATTGAAAGAAGGCTTGATAATGTCGTTTATAGAATGGGATTTGCAACTACTAGAAGATTTGCCCGCCAATTGGTGTCACACGGGCATATTCTTGTAGATGGTAAAAGAGTCAATATTCCTTCGTATTTTGTACGCATAGGGCAAAAAATTGAAATCACAGAAAAGGCCAAAAATAATAATCAGATTATTCGAGCTATCGAATTAACTTCGCAAACAGGCATAGTTCCTTGGGTGGATGTGGAAAAAGATAAGAAATATGGTATTTTTACCCGTTATCCTGAAAGAGAAGAGGTTGTGATTCCGATAGAGGAAAGGCTCATTGTTGAGTTGTATTCTAAATAA
- the rpsK gene encoding 30S ribosomal protein S11, with amino-acid sequence MAKRNTATKKRIIRKNIAKGIVCISASFNNTNVTITDEMGNVICWSTAGGLGFKGSKKSTPYAAQQAVENAMAKAKEHGIKEVGIKVQGPGSGRETAVKSVGTVEGIKVLWIKDVTPLPHNGCRPPKRRRV; translated from the coding sequence ATGGCTAAAAGAAATACAGCAACTAAAAAAAGAATAATTAGAAAAAATATAGCTAAAGGAATTGTTTGCATATCTGCTTCATTCAATAATACCAATGTTACGATTACTGATGAAATGGGAAATGTGATTTGTTGGTCAACCGCAGGCGGACTTGGCTTTAAGGGTTCTAAGAAATCAACGCCTTATGCAGCCCAACAGGCTGTTGAAAACGCAATGGCTAAAGCAAAAGAACACGGAATCAAAGAGGTTGGTATCAAGGTTCAAGGACCTGGTAGCGGTAGAGAAACAGCCGTAAAAAGCGTTGGAACAGTTGAGGGAATTAAAGTTCTTTGGATAAAAGATGTTACACCATTGCCCCATAATGGTTGCAGACCTCCAAAAAGAAGAAGAGTGTAA
- the rpsM gene encoding 30S ribosomal protein S13, whose protein sequence is MARIAGVDLPKKKRVEYALTYIYGIGLKSSKDILNAVNISFDKRVNDLSEDEVSAIAKKIQEDYMVEGDLRKKVQMDIKSLMDLGNYRGLRHRKGLPVRGQTTKNNARTRKGKKKTVGSK, encoded by the coding sequence ATGGCTAGAATTGCTGGTGTAGATTTGCCAAAAAAGAAAAGAGTTGAATATGCTCTTACTTATATTTACGGAATAGGACTAAAAAGCTCTAAAGATATTTTGAACGCCGTGAATATATCTTTTGATAAGCGAGTTAATGATCTCAGCGAAGATGAAGTCTCTGCAATTGCTAAAAAAATTCAAGAAGACTACATGGTTGAGGGTGATTTAAGAAAAAAAGTTCAAATGGATATCAAATCATTAATGGATCTCGGAAATTATCGTGGTCTTCGTCATAGAAAAGGATTGCCCGTGCGAGGTCAAACCACTAAAAATAACGCTCGCACAAGAAAAGGCAAGAAAAAAACAGTAGGTAGCAAATAA
- the rpmJ gene encoding 50S ribosomal protein L36 has translation MKVRPSVKKMCDKCKVIKRKGVIRVICSTPKHKQRQG, from the coding sequence ATGAAAGTTCGACCTTCGGTTAAAAAAATGTGTGATAAATGTAAAGTTATCAAGAGAAAAGGTGTTATTCGAGTAATTTGCTCGACTCCAAAACATAAACAAAGACAAGGATAA
- the infA gene encoding translation initiation factor IF-1, with the protein MAKDDIIEVDGKVLEALPNATFKVELDNKHIVLCHIAGKMRMHYIKILPGDKVKIELTPYSLDKGRITFRYK; encoded by the coding sequence ATGGCTAAAGATGATATTATAGAGGTGGATGGAAAGGTTTTGGAAGCTTTGCCCAATGCCACTTTTAAAGTCGAGCTGGATAATAAGCATATTGTATTGTGTCATATTGCCGGAAAAATGCGAATGCATTATATTAAAATCTTGCCTGGAGATAAAGTAAAGATTGAACTCACTCCTTATAGTCTAGATAAGGGCAGGATTACATTCAGATATAAATAA
- the map gene encoding type I methionyl aminopeptidase: MSINIRNTKEIDFLRKPNYIVGQTLKLLQDYAQEGITLLELDKIAEDFIRKNRARPAFKGLYGFPNAVCISVNSVIIHGIPNDYSLKSGDIVGFDVGVELDGWYGDAAVTVGVGKISQKDCELIACAKDTLYEAIDHIKIGLRFKELSKIIEDCILKRGFVPLRGFCGHGIGRKPHEEPEIPNYLDGKVMTSGPKIKEGMVFCLEPMICQLDGEPKILPDKWGITSIDGLNGSHYEHTIAIINGKPEILTEI, translated from the coding sequence GTGTCTATTAATATTAGGAATACCAAAGAGATAGATTTTTTACGCAAGCCTAATTATATCGTTGGTCAGACGCTAAAGCTTTTGCAAGATTATGCACAAGAGGGTATCACTCTTTTGGAGCTTGATAAAATAGCTGAAGATTTTATCAGAAAAAATAGAGCAAGACCTGCGTTTAAGGGTTTATATGGCTTTCCTAATGCGGTTTGTATTTCTGTTAATTCTGTCATTATTCATGGAATTCCCAATGACTATTCGTTAAAATCTGGCGATATTGTGGGATTTGATGTGGGTGTTGAATTAGATGGATGGTATGGAGATGCAGCTGTTACTGTGGGTGTAGGAAAGATTTCTCAAAAAGATTGCGAGCTTATAGCTTGCGCTAAAGATACTTTATATGAAGCTATTGACCATATAAAAATAGGTCTTAGATTTAAAGAATTAAGTAAAATTATTGAGGATTGCATTCTAAAGAGAGGTTTTGTTCCTTTAAGGGGTTTTTGTGGTCACGGTATTGGCAGAAAACCTCACGAGGAACCTGAAATACCGAATTATTTAGATGGAAAGGTTATGACTTCTGGTCCTAAAATCAAGGAAGGGATGGTTTTTTGTCTGGAGCCTATGATTTGCCAATTAGATGGAGAGCCAAAAATTCTTCCCGATAAATGGGGCATAACATCTATTGATGGACTCAATGGAAGTCATTATGAACATACCATTGCAATTATAAATGGGAAACCTGAAATACTTACGGAGATATAA
- the secY gene encoding preprotein translocase subunit SecY — protein sequence MNKTIIGKIFITLGFLFLYRILAYIPIPGVDLAAIKAFFDNNSGNALGLFNMFSGDAVSRLSIISLGVMPYITASIVMELLAATFPNLAKMKKERDGMQKYMQIVRYATIFITLIQAVSVSFGLRSIGNGPNGAIMIDMQTFLIISTFSMLTGTMLLMWIGEQITQRGVGNGISLIIFAGIVSGIPSAIAGTFNLANTGVINFLVLIGIFVIILATVFIIIYIELAERRIPVSYARKVIMQNQNKRIMNYIPIKLNLSGVIPPIFASALLVFPSTILQASSNKTIQAIADFLSPHGYAYNVLMFLLVIFFAYFYSSIVFNSKDIADNLKRQGGYIPGMRPGEGTSSFLNSVASNLTFWGSLYLALISTLPWILVKGMGVPFYFGGTAVLIVVQVAIDTMRKIEAQIYMNKYKTLSAVGF from the coding sequence ATGAATAAAACAATTATCGGTAAAATATTTATCACTTTAGGGTTTTTGTTTTTATACAGAATCTTGGCATATATACCTATCCCCGGAGTTGATTTGGCGGCGATCAAAGCTTTTTTTGATAATAATTCTGGCAATGCTTTAGGTTTGTTTAATATGTTTAGCGGGGATGCAGTTTCTCGTTTGAGCATCATTTCACTTGGAGTTATGCCCTACATTACAGCTTCGATTGTAATGGAGTTGCTTGCAGCAACATTTCCAAATTTGGCAAAGATGAAAAAAGAGCGTGATGGAATGCAAAAATATATGCAGATTGTTCGTTATGCTACAATTTTTATTACTCTCATACAAGCAGTAAGTGTTTCGTTTGGTCTTAGAAGCATCGGAAATGGACCAAATGGTGCAATTATGATTGATATGCAGACATTTTTAATTATTTCTACTTTTTCTATGCTGACTGGTACAATGCTTTTAATGTGGATTGGAGAGCAGATTACTCAAAGAGGGGTTGGGAATGGGATTAGTTTGATTATCTTTGCAGGTATCGTTTCGGGTATCCCTTCTGCAATTGCTGGAACATTCAATCTTGCCAATACTGGGGTGATTAATTTCTTAGTGCTTATTGGTATATTTGTGATTATTTTAGCTACGGTTTTTATCATCATTTATATTGAGCTTGCCGAGAGAAGAATCCCTGTTTCTTATGCAAGAAAAGTCATTATGCAAAATCAAAACAAACGCATTATGAACTATATTCCGATCAAACTTAATTTAAGCGGTGTTATTCCGCCAATTTTTGCTTCAGCCTTATTGGTATTTCCATCAACAATCTTGCAGGCTTCTTCAAATAAGACAATACAGGCCATAGCAGATTTTTTAAGCCCTCATGGGTATGCATACAATGTCTTGATGTTTTTGTTGGTGATATTTTTTGCCTATTTTTATTCATCTATCGTTTTTAATTCAAAAGATATCGCTGATAATTTGAAACGTCAGGGTGGCTATATACCTGGAATGAGACCAGGGGAAGGCACTTCTTCATTCTTAAATTCGGTTGCGAGCAATCTTACTTTTTGGGGTTCATTGTACTTAGCTTTAATTTCTACATTACCTTGGATACTTGTTAAGGGGATGGGGGTTCCGTTTTATTTCGGAGGGACTGCCGTTTTGATTGTTGTTCAAGTGGCTATAGATACGATGCGAAAAATAGAGGCTCAAATTTATATGAATAAATATAAAACATTGAGTGCGGTAGGTTTTTAG
- the rplO gene encoding 50S ribosomal protein L15, which yields MSLENLKPAFGSVRDIKRVGRGQGSGMGKTSTRGGKGQTARSGYKAKRGFEGGQQPLQRRLPKIGFRTKIQKPYVINIEKFKNIADLSEITFETIRSVHKFPSYIEKIKIIGVSSHNLSEKIKDERIRTSGQK from the coding sequence ATGTCATTAGAAAATTTAAAACCGGCTTTTGGGAGCGTAAGGGACATTAAACGAGTGGGTAGAGGTCAAGGAAGTGGTATGGGAAAAACTTCTACTCGAGGAGGAAAAGGGCAAACTGCTAGAAGCGGTTATAAAGCAAAAAGAGGTTTTGAGGGCGGACAACAACCCCTTCAAAGAAGATTGCCCAAAATCGGCTTTAGGACAAAGATTCAAAAGCCTTATGTTATTAACATAGAGAAATTCAAAAATATCGCCGACCTTTCTGAAATTACTTTTGAAACAATAAGAAGTGTGCATAAATTTCCTTCTTATATAGAAAAAATTAAAATTATTGGAGTAAGTTCCCATAATTTATCAGAGAAAATTAAAGATGAACGAATTAGGACTAGCGGACAAAAATAA
- the rpsE gene encoding 30S ribosomal protein S5 has translation MEINREEFSEVVVNIGRVTKVVKGGRRFRFNALVVIGNKNGLVGFGLGKAKEVPDAIKKAVDDAFKNIIQVNIKGTTIPHDIEHKYNASKILLKPASEGTGVIAGGSARPVIELAGIKDILTKSLGSNNPYNVVRATVDALARIKI, from the coding sequence ATGGAAATTAATAGAGAAGAATTCAGTGAAGTTGTTGTGAATATCGGGAGAGTTACAAAAGTTGTCAAAGGCGGAAGAAGATTTCGGTTTAATGCCCTTGTGGTCATTGGAAATAAAAATGGTCTTGTCGGATTTGGTTTGGGCAAGGCAAAAGAGGTTCCTGATGCAATTAAAAAGGCAGTTGATGATGCTTTTAAAAATATTATTCAAGTGAATATTAAGGGTACAACTATTCCTCACGATATTGAACATAAATATAATGCAAGTAAAATTCTCTTGAAACCTGCAAGCGAAGGAACTGGAGTTATTGCAGGGGGTTCTGCAAGACCAGTGATTGAATTGGCTGGAATTAAGGATATTTTGACAAAATCTTTAGGTTCGAATAATCCTTATAATGTTGTGAGGGCAACTGTTGATGCACTTGCTAGAATCAAGATATAA
- the rplR gene encoding 50S ribosomal protein L18 codes for MTSKTLERKKKLREKRKLRVKGKLFGTNLKPRISVFRSNKYLYAQAIDDAGHRTLVCVDGKKMGLGNNKEDAKNIAKAFAENLKQAGISEAVYDRNGYLYHGVIATFAESLRENGIAL; via the coding sequence ATGACAAGTAAGACTTTAGAAAGAAAAAAGAAACTTAGAGAAAAAAGAAAGCTTAGAGTCAAAGGTAAATTATTTGGAACAAATCTTAAACCTAGAATCAGCGTTTTCAGATCAAATAAATATTTATATGCACAGGCTATTGATGATGCAGGACATAGAACGCTTGTATGTGTTGATGGAAAGAAGATGGGTTTAGGCAACAATAAAGAAGATGCCAAAAACATCGCTAAAGCATTTGCAGAAAATTTAAAACAAGCTGGTATCAGTGAGGCTGTTTATGATAGGAATGGTTATTTATACCACGGCGTTATTGCTACTTTTGCAGAATCTCTAAGAGAAAATGGCATAGCCCTTTAA
- the rplF gene encoding 50S ribosomal protein L6: MSRVGKRPISIPNTIQTIVEGSKIVFKNGKITKELETYGRVQISLNGNELSFQSIDSESQSRAYWGTYRALANNIVIGMTSGFSKVLEINGVGYKAAVAGKTLELALGFSHPVKYPIPEGIEITVDKNTITIKGSDKQQIGQIAAEIREFRPPEPYKGKGIKYNDEIIIRKAGKTAKK; this comes from the coding sequence ATGTCAAGAGTTGGAAAAAGACCTATTAGCATTCCAAATACGATTCAAACAATCGTTGAAGGAAGCAAAATTGTGTTTAAAAATGGTAAGATTACCAAAGAGCTCGAAACTTATGGAAGGGTTCAAATCAGCTTGAATGGGAATGAATTGAGTTTTCAATCTATAGATAGTGAATCACAATCTAGGGCATATTGGGGAACTTACAGAGCTTTAGCGAATAATATTGTTATAGGTATGACTTCAGGATTTAGCAAAGTACTTGAAATTAATGGTGTTGGCTATAAAGCTGCTGTTGCGGGTAAAACTCTTGAGCTTGCCTTAGGGTTTAGCCATCCGGTTAAATACCCTATACCTGAAGGTATTGAAATAACAGTTGATAAAAATACAATAACCATTAAAGGTAGTGATAAACAGCAAATCGGGCAGATTGCAGCAGAGATAAGAGAATTTAGGCCTCCAGAACCTTATAAGGGTAAAGGAATCAAATATAACGATGAGATAATCATACGTAAAGCCGGTAAAACTGCCAAAAAATAA
- the rpsH gene encoding 30S ribosomal protein S8 — translation MVNDIIADSLTRLRNASMRRLEVTNLYYAKIVVSILDVCKAKGFVKDYNVNDKDGKQSISVQLAYDERGYPLINEIKRISKPGRRVYKGRNELKKFKNGYGTIVVSTSKGVIANEDAYKQNVGGEALCSIW, via the coding sequence ATGGTAAATGATATAATTGCAGATTCATTGACTCGACTAAGAAATGCTTCAATGAGAAGATTAGAGGTTACTAATCTTTATTACGCCAAGATTGTTGTTTCTATTCTTGATGTATGCAAGGCAAAAGGTTTTGTAAAAGATTATAATGTTAATGATAAAGATGGAAAGCAATCTATTTCTGTTCAATTGGCATACGATGAAAGAGGGTATCCTCTCATCAATGAGATCAAGAGGATCAGTAAGCCAGGTAGAAGAGTCTATAAGGGACGGAATGAATTGAAGAAATTTAAAAACGGGTATGGCACGATTGTAGTCAGCACCAGCAAGGGTGTGATTGCCAATGAGGATGCTTACAAGCAAAATGTAGGCGGTGAAGCGCTTTGCAGCATATGGTAG
- a CDS encoding type Z 30S ribosomal protein S14, which yields MAKKSMIAKTKRKAKFSARKYSRCQVCGRPHSVYRDFGLCRVCLRKMGNEGLIPGLRKASW from the coding sequence ATGGCAAAAAAATCAATGATTGCTAAAACAAAAAGAAAAGCAAAATTTAGTGCAAGAAAATACAGCAGATGTCAGGTATGCGGAAGACCTCATTCTGTTTATAGAGATTTTGGACTTTGTAGAGTATGTTTAAGAAAAATGGGCAACGAAGGGTTGATCCCCGGACTTCGTAAAGCTAGTTGGTAA
- the rplE gene encoding 50S ribosomal protein L5, protein MFGLKKIYQEEVRAKLTSELGIKNPMLLPKLEKIIISVGAGDYAKDAKIMQNIADTISLIAGQKAVITLAKKSVAGFKMREGMAMGVKVTLRGNQMYNFLEKLIVISLPRVKDFRGVSRNGFDGRGNYSFGLNEQLMFPEVAYDDIMVTHGMNITIVTSTDNDKEAFKLLELLGMPFAKGK, encoded by the coding sequence ATGTTTGGTTTGAAAAAAATCTATCAGGAAGAAGTGAGGGCAAAATTGACCTCTGAATTAGGAATCAAAAATCCTATGCTTTTGCCAAAGCTTGAAAAAATTATCATCAGTGTAGGTGCTGGCGATTATGCTAAAGATGCCAAAATTATGCAAAATATTGCTGATACTATTTCGCTTATCGCAGGACAAAAAGCTGTGATTACCTTGGCAAAAAAATCAGTCGCAGGTTTTAAGATGAGAGAAGGGATGGCAATGGGCGTGAAGGTTACGCTTAGAGGCAATCAAATGTATAATTTTTTAGAAAAACTTATTGTTATATCTTTGCCTAGAGTGAAAGACTTTAGAGGGGTATCTAGAAATGGGTTTGATGGCAGAGGAAATTATAGCTTTGGTTTGAATGAGCAACTGATGTTTCCTGAAGTGGCTTATGATGATATTATGGTGACTCACGGTATGAATATTACGATAGTTACTTCTACAGATAACGATAAAGAGGCATTCAAGTTGCTCGAACTGCTTGGCATGCCATTTGCAAAAGGAAAATAA
- the rplX gene encoding 50S ribosomal protein L24: MTKFKIKKGDMVKVIAGDDKGKTGKVITLLPKTAQVIVEGCKIAKKAIKPTDDNPKGGFTQKEMPMSISNVKKAEEK; encoded by the coding sequence GTGACAAAGTTTAAAATAAAAAAAGGCGACATGGTAAAAGTGATTGCTGGTGATGATAAAGGCAAAACAGGAAAAGTGATTACCTTGTTGCCAAAAACTGCACAGGTGATAGTAGAAGGCTGTAAAATTGCAAAAAAAGCCATCAAGCCCACAGATGATAATCCTAAAGGCGGATTTACGCAAAAAGAAATGCCTATGAGCATTTCAAATGTTAAAAAAGCTGAGGAGAAATAG